One part of the Raphanus sativus cultivar WK10039 chromosome 7, ASM80110v3, whole genome shotgun sequence genome encodes these proteins:
- the LOC108817038 gene encoding transcription repressor OFP13 — MGKKKMMKLSSLFRGVSGGLLAVPLCYNAKTLSFRVVGDDMIKTVNSVFFEGGDVLDAETPESWFTNSSETASHSTESDQDLDAESLEMVVRGVVRSERLFFDPGVTTSSILLEETSKTERDSKSKAAAEAAAEEEEEDRDCIYTPPIEEISVPVAMESEDPYGDFRRSMEEMVRSHGELAKDWRSLESMLAWYLRMNGKRSHGVIVSAFVDLLSGLSDSGAGESSVSDSARYSTAVSSLPTSPLCSSSRGLTEIEEEEERRSC; from the coding sequence atggggaagaagaagatgatgaagctcTCATCTCTCTTCAGAGGCGTCTCCGGAGGTTTACTGGCGGTTCCTCTCTGCTACAATGCGAAGACTCTTTCGTTCCGAGTCGTCGGAGACGACATGATCAAGACCGTCAACTCTGTCTTCTTCGAAGGAGGAGATGTGTTAGATGCCGAGACGCCCGAGTCGTGGTTCACGAACTCGTCCGAGACGGCGAGTCACTCCACCGAGTCGGATCAAGACCTCGACGCGGAGTCGCTGGAGATGGTGGTCAGAGGAGTCGTCAGATCGGAGCGGCTGTTCTTCGATCCGGGAGTCACCACCAGCTCGATCCTCCTCGAAGAGACATCGAAAACGGAACGCGATTCGAAATCCAAGGCGGCGGCGGaggcggcggcggaggaagaggaggaggatcgGGATTGCATCTACACGCCGCCGATCGAGGAGATCAGCGTCCCGGTGGCGATGGAGTCGGAGGATCCGTACGGCGATTTCCGACGATCGATGGAGGAGATGGTGAGGAGCCACGGCGAGCTGGCTAAGGATTGGCGGAGCTTGGAGTCGATGCTCGCGTGGTACTTGAGGATGAACGGGAAGAGGAGCCACGGCGTGATCGTGAGCGCATTCGTCGATCTCCTCTCGGGACTCTCTGATTCCGGCGCCGGTGAATCGTCGGTATCCGACTCGGCTCGTTACTCGACCGCCGTGTCGTCTTTGCCGACGTCGCCGCTGTGTTCGTCGTCTCGAGGTCTGACGgagatcgaagaagaagaagagagacggAGCTGTtaa